From Pagrus major chromosome 6, Pma_NU_1.0, one genomic window encodes:
- the LOC140998811 gene encoding DEP domain-containing mTOR-interacting protein, whose product MERTSSIRRKAMARQHKGEVMIAGEQLRLRLHDGKLIKDRRYHLRTYPNCFVAQELIDWLVSHKEAPDRATAACLVQHLMDHDIIHHVCDKRPVFKDAKLLYRFRKDDGTFPFSTEVKIFMRGQRLYEHLIADKNSILQLREEHGVAFQRSFPGCQLIDWLLQNAEAESRRRGLELCRALQEHGIIQHVAKKHDFFDSGLLYRFCINFRRRRRLSELLNESEQDEDEGVAVSTPEDNHPESPFVLRKRRPQGGNSAFQSVESSKDLKQVTSGRRGSLNSLQLHSAGFPPLVQSSTSVVRCNPKSVLRRTFTCEELLAPGAPFIKKVLTVIGDALGWGFVVRGVAPCYVQAVDPGSPAAAAGVKVRQFVCQVNGTCVLYLDHRTVSRLVLTGTRIVVLEVMEPLE is encoded by the exons ATGGAGCGAACAAGTAGCATTAGGAGAAAAGCCATGGCCAGACAACACAAAGGAGAAGTCATGATTGCCGGAGAACAACTCAG GTTGAGGCTTCATGACGGGAAACTGATCAAGGACAGACGCTACCACCTGCGAACCTATCCCAACTGCTTCGTGGCACAGGAACTTATAGACTGGCTCGTGAGCCATAAGGAAGCTCCAGATCGAGCAACTGCTGCCTGCCTTGTGCAGCACCTCATGGATCACGACATCATCCACCACG TCTGTGATAAGAGGCCAGTGTTCAAGGATGCCAAACTGCTGTACCGTTTCCGCAAAGATGATGGCACATTTCCCTTCAGTACAGAGGTGAAAATCTTCATGCGAGGACAACGACTTTATGAACA TCTCATAGCAGACAAGAACTCCATCCTGCAGCTGAGAGAGGAGCACGGTGTTGCATTTCAGCGCTCCTTTCCTGGCTGCCAGTTGATTGACTGGCTCCTTCAGAACGCAGAGGCAGAGAGCCGGCGTCGGGGACTGGAGCTGTGCCGCGCATTGCAGGAGCATGGCATCATTCAGCACG TGGCAAAGAAACATGACTTCTTTGACAGTGGACTGCTCTATCGGTTCTGCATCAATTtccgccgccgccgccgtcTATCTGAGcttttaaatgaaagtgaacAGGACGAAGACGAAGGTGTGGCAGTGTCGACACCCGAGGACAACCATCCTGAAAGTCCATTTGTTCTGCGCAAAAGACGACCTCAGGGGGGCAACAGTGCTTTCCagtctg TGGAGTCGAGTAAAGACCTGAAACAGGTTACCAGTGGGCGTCGAGGCAGCTTGAATTCCCTTCAGCTTCACTCAGCTGGATTCCCACCTCTTGTCCAGTCTTCAACTTCAGTGGTGAGATGCAATCCTAAATCAG TCCTTAGAAGAACTTTTACATGTGAAGAGTTACTGGCACCTGGTGCACCCTTCATCAAGAAAGTGTTGACG GTGATAGGAGATGCCCTGGGCTGGGGCTTTGTTGTCAGAGGCGTGGCTCCCTGCTATGTGCAGGCTGTTGACCCTGGAAGCCCCGCAGCAGCTGCTGGAGTTAAG GTGCGGCAGTTTGTGTGCCAGGTGAATGGAACGTGTGTTCTCTACCTGGACCACAGGACGGTCTCCAGACTGGTGTTGACAGGAACCCGCATTGTTGTACTGGAAGTAATGGAACCACTGGAATGA
- the adnpa gene encoding activity-dependent neuroprotective protein a produces MYQLPVNNLTRIRRARKQVKKALGDIGLEFCKEAAEEFKDFCPNDQFVKGTLCLDICGWDPSYSKTQEYRSKPFCCTECPFSSKYYSGYKNHFRNVHRKIFDSKILLNCPYCTFTASKRTLETHVKIFHMPKSARQNYGNSQGIALGKNDKTYLDRARQGNGVEKAMYFCKKCTFRDSLYNVVRRHIYREHFQHIVSPYLGMVSESLVKNGANSVNGNNILCKRCQFSTRSYEALVQHVIEYHERIGAQVTTMIGHANIIVSRPQPLPDVSQKAPVIVSRGLTHRADPIPQPVIGYLKPVGPVVKNQSSIAASKVRVAVPGNPIVAENNSAGVNTAQTQKWKICTVCNELFPETLYNAHFENAHKAKKVWALAKYIMKIHNFTSKCLLCNRYLPSDTLLNHMLIHGLTCPQCHSAFHNVEKIMEHTTQAHPDDFVGPPGASPLTFDLTIKQEKSSNVQLVVLTFNMKESINGQDQSAPAQNPAPPLVKVSAPRMIEKKTDPLAGRSFPAVTHKSEVGKTLCPLCFTILKGPISEALAMHLRERHQVLQTMHPVEKKMTYKCIHCLGVYTSNMVASTITLHLVQCRAVGRTQASQGFKSALTLNSSGAGFLKRQPPPQAMTNPKKLKLSKESKISTTAVGNQFGSDGLALDPRSYEHKTYEARKNFLTAYFNRRPYLTPQEEERLSASLWLWKSDISSHFATKRRTCEKLCETKKLSVLLGFDMHAVRKVKHDLIFEESKLDGTSVGRPGGLKFGTPTTDQNRQCETLNCTLKLSTCTETISIDSDSEPEIEEGPTENGNVDTNQQENVLSQEPVILTEETEPVNIDDSPREQESALQDGEANAGTTSC; encoded by the exons ATGTATCAGCTCCCAGTGAACAACCTTACAAGAATCAGGAGAGCGAGGAAACAAGTGAAAAAGGCACTTGGAGACATTGGACTGGAGTTCTGCAAAGAGGCAGCAGAG GAATTCAAAGACTTTTGCCCCAATGATCAATTTGTAAAGGGCACTCTTTGCCTTGACATCTGCGGGTGGGACCCATCATACTCTAAAACACAG GAATACCGATCGAAGCCATTTTGCTGCACAGAGTGCCCCTTTTCTTCCAAATACTACTCAGGCTACAAGAATCACTTCCGCAATGTGCACAGGAAAATCTTTGACAGCAAAATTTTGCTCAACTGTCCGTACTGCACATTCACTGCAAGCAAGAGAACTCTGGAGACGCATGTTAAAATATTCCACATGCCCAAATCAGCACGGCAGAACTATGGAAACTCACAGGGAATTGCACTGGGAAAGAATGACAAAACCTATCTTGATAGAGCCAGACAGGGAAATGGTGTGGAGAAAGCAATGTACTTTTGTAAAAAGTGCACGTTCCGGGACTCTCTCTACAACGTTGTGAGAAGGCACATCTACAGGGAACATTTTCAGCACATTGTCTCACCATATCTTGGTATGGTTTCTGAATCATTGGTCAAAAATGGTGCTAATTCTGTCAATGGCAACAACATCCTATGTAAACGCTGCCAGTTCTCCACTCGTAGCTACGAGGCTCTAGTACAGCATGTTATAGAGTACCATGAGCGCATTGGTGCGCAGGTGACCACCATGATTGGACATGCTAATATTATTGTCTCAAGACCCCAGCCCTTACCAGATGTGTCTCAGAAAGCACCTGTGATCGTCAGCAGGGGGCTTACACATAGAGCTGACCCAATACCACAACCAGTAATCGGCTATTTAAAGCCAGTGGGCCCTGTTGTAAAAAATCAGTCTTCCATTGCAGCCAGTAAGGTGCGTGTCGCAGTTCCTGGCAACCCTATTGTGGCTGAAAATAATTCAGCAGGTgtaaacacagcacagacacagaagTGGAAGATATGTACAGTTTGCAATGAGCTTTTTCCTGAAACCCTTTATAATGCTCATTTTGAGAACGCACACAAGGCAAAGAAAGTGTGGGCTCTGGCCAAGTACATCATGAAAATCCACAACTTCACCAGCAAGTGTTTGCTTTGCAACCGCTATTTGCCCAGCGACACGCTGCTTAACCACATGCTAATCCACGGGCTCACCTGTCCACAGTGCCACTCTGCTTTCCACAATGTTGAGAAAATCATGGAGCACACGACTCAGGCTCATCCCGATGACTTCGTTGGCCCCCCAGGTGCATCACCTCTGACCTTTGATCTCACCATCAAACAAGAGAAGTCCAGTAACGTACAGCTTGTCGTTCTCACTTTTAACATGAAGGAGTCCATCAATGGTCAGGATCAGTCTGCACCTGCTCAGAATCCTGCTCCACCGCTGGTCAAAGTTAGCGCTCCCAGAATGATTGAGAAGAAGACTGACCCACTTGCTGGTAGAAGTTTCCCTGCAGTTACTCACAAGAGTGAGGTTGGAAAGACTCTGTGTCCGCTGTGCTTCACCATCCTCAAAGGTCCCATCTCCGAAGCTTTGGCCATGCATCTGAGGGAGCGACACCAAGTGCTCCAGACAATGCATCCTGtagaaaaaaagatgacataCAAGTGCATTCATTGCTTGGGGGTGTACACCAGTAACATGGTGGCCTCCACAATCACGCTGCATCTTGTACAGTGCAGGGCAGTTGGTAGGACCCAGGCAAGCCAAGGCTTCAAGTCTGCCTTGACTCTCAACTCGTCCGGTGCTGGCTTCCTCAAGAGACAGCCACCACCACAGGCCATGACCAACCCTAAGAAATTAAAACTGAGCAAGGAGTCAAAGATTTCCACCACAGCTGTTGGAAATCAGTTTGGATCTGATGGCCTTGCTCTGGATCCTAGAAGCTACGAACACAAGACGTATGAGGCCAGGAAGAATTTCCTTACGGCCTACTTCAACCGGCGACCATACCTTACTCCTCAGGAAGAGGAAAGGCTGTCTGCAAGTCTGTGGCTGTGGAAATCTGACATTTCTAGTCACTTTGCAACCAAGAGAAGGACGTGTGAGAAACTATGTGAGACCAAGAAGTTGTCTGTGCTGCTTGGCTTCGACATGCATGCAGTCAGGAAAGTTAAGCACGACTTAATATTTGAGGAGAGCAAGTTAGACGGCACCTCAGTGGGGAGACCTGGAGGCCTCAAGTTTGGTACTCCAACCACAGACCAAAACAGGCAGTGTGAGACTCTAAACTGTACCTTAAAACTCAGCACATGCACAGAGACCATTTCCATTGACTCAGACAGTGAACCAGAAATAGAAGAGGGACCTACTGAGAATGGAAATGTTGACACGAACCAACAAGAGAATGTTTTATCCCAGGAGCCGGTAATcctgacagaggagacagaaccTGTGAACATTGACGACTCCCCTAGAGAGCAGGAGAGCGCTTTGCAAGATGGGGAAGCAAATGCTGGGACGACATCCTGTTAG
- the LOC140998387 gene encoding bcl-2-like protein 1 has translation MSYSNRELVEFFISYKLSQRNHPTSLLRPEDAGGRTEADKANPAATNGLLANSSNGGDQPGADIEAVKAALRDSAEEFELLFTQAFSDLSTQLDITPDTAYHSFKSVMDEVFKDGVNWGRVVGLFAFGGVLCVECVEKDTSELVSRIADWMTMYLDEHINPWIESQGGWDSFAEVFGRDAAAEARRSRETLSRWLLVGVALLMGVVLGVLIAKKQ, from the exons ATGTCGTACAGTAACAGAGAGCTTGTGGAGTTCTTTATAAGCTACAAACTGTCTCAGAGGAACCATCCAACCTCCCTGCTGAGGCCAGAGGATGCTGGTGGAAGGACTGAGGCAGACAAGGCCAACCCAGCTGCCACAAACGGCCTGCTGGCCAACAGCAGCAACGGGGGCGACCAGCCAGGTGCTGACATAGAGGCTGTTAAAGCAGCTCTTCGGGACTCAGCTGAAGAGTTTGAACTGCTCTTCACACAAGCGTTTAGTGACCTCTCCACGCAGCTCGACATCACTCCTGACACAGCCTACCACAGCTTTAAGAGCGTGATGGACGAGGTGTTCAAGGACGGAGTCAACTGGGGACGTGTAGTGGGCCTGTTTGCTTTTGgcggtgtgctgtgtgtggaaTGCGTTGAGAAGGATACGAGCGAGCTGGTCTCCCGCATCGCAGACTGGATGACCATGTACCTGGATGAGCACATCAATCCGTGGATCGAGAGCCAAGGAGGATGG GACTCCTTTGCTGAGGTTTTTGGGCGAGACGCAGCTGCAGAAGCGAGGAGATCTCGGGAGACTCTGAGTAGGTGGCTGCTGGTTGGAGTAGCGCTGCTAATGGGAGTTGTGCTCGGTGTCCTCATCGCTAAGAAACAGTGA